From the Accumulibacter sp. genome, one window contains:
- the pglX gene encoding BREX-2 system adenine-specific DNA-methyltransferase PglX, giving the protein MINAAALLRDLKRLATTIESDLREQLAATPDLAASLDHEWQAARNAGRMAATLHDFREEAITQAAVHWLLMGLFIRFLEDNGLIDRPWLSAANPARRALAQDRHESYFRAHPGDSDREYLLAAYRDVGRLPGLGPLFDERHNPLFRLAVSGDGAMAIVGFWQKIDPDTGTLRHDFSDPEWRTRFLGDLYQELSEAAQKKFALLQTPEFVEEFILDRTLNPAIAEFGYREVRLIDPTCGSGHFLLGGFARLLECWLKNEPGRNARDAVQQALNGIYGVDLNPFAVAISRFRLLIAALKACGETRLVEAPNFKFHLAAGDSLLHGPRLGHGQLALGGEAENLGRGALAHAFASEDLADLNRILGQRYHAVVGNPPYITVKDAALNAAYRVRYVTCHMKYSLGVPFTERFFELAIPGSERDPAGYVGLITANSFMKREFGKKLIEDFLPRIDLSHVIDTSGAYIPGHGTPTVILSGRDRAPLTSVVRTVMGIKGEPSTPPDPAQGLVWRAIVEQVDFAGSESVFVSVADTPRSTFAKHPWSIGGGGAADLKEMIEEGRDRLQSITASIGFASFTGADEVFAAPRSVFARRLFPICFVREFVVGDAVRDWATHRHDAAFAPYASDLTPMPLDSNAPWGKAMWSYRSTLEGVISFAGRTRKECGDLWWTWYRWIPSKYATPLTITFGEVATHNHFVLDRGGKLFNRTAPVIKLPVGASEDEHLGLLGLLNSSVACFWLKQVCFPKDGQSQMWDERFAFNATNVGEFPVNENKPDSLTQTLDRLAQEFTAQSPAALIESAVPTRAGLDAAHARNHSLRQQMIADQEELDWRCYQLYGLTQTELTHPQPPEIALGERAFEIGLARRIAAGQAETTWFARHGSTPITELPAHWPADYRCIVEARIALIESDKFIGLIERPEYKRRWASTAWNEQEQTALKDWLLDCLESSLKAAAADTPSLTSSNRLADRLRSDADFMQVAELYAGRSDFDVALLVANLVAGEAVPVLPVLRYSEAGLRKRAEWERTWDLQRREDAVDAETSDESERRRRKTAEIGDIPVPPKYKSSDFQKTDYWRLRGGLDVPKERFVSFPHCSRDADGSLVIAWAGLNPLQLGTAIATCYLDMKDNEGWHAERLKPLLAAIAELAPWIKQWHNNPDAEHGTRMGDYLDGFVDEEARDLGLTREAVVGWQPPATTVRRGRRPAI; this is encoded by the coding sequence GGCCCAGGACCGGCACGAAAGCTACTTCCGCGCCCACCCGGGCGACAGCGACCGCGAATACCTGCTCGCCGCCTACCGCGACGTCGGCCGGCTGCCCGGCCTGGGGCCGCTGTTCGACGAACGCCACAATCCGCTGTTCCGCCTGGCCGTCTCCGGCGACGGCGCGATGGCCATCGTCGGCTTCTGGCAGAAGATCGACCCGGACACCGGCACGCTGCGGCATGACTTCAGCGACCCCGAGTGGCGCACGCGCTTTCTCGGCGACCTCTACCAGGAACTTTCCGAAGCGGCGCAGAAGAAGTTTGCACTGCTGCAAACGCCGGAATTCGTCGAGGAATTCATCCTCGACCGCACGCTGAACCCGGCGATCGCCGAGTTCGGTTACCGCGAAGTGCGGCTCATCGACCCGACCTGCGGTTCCGGGCACTTCCTGCTCGGCGGCTTCGCCCGCCTGCTCGAATGCTGGCTGAAGAACGAACCCGGCCGCAACGCGCGCGATGCCGTGCAGCAGGCGCTGAACGGCATTTACGGTGTCGACCTCAACCCCTTTGCCGTCGCCATCTCCCGCTTCCGTCTGTTGATTGCCGCGCTCAAGGCCTGCGGCGAAACCAGGCTCGTCGAAGCGCCGAACTTCAAATTCCACCTCGCCGCCGGCGACAGTCTGCTGCATGGCCCGCGCTTGGGCCACGGCCAACTCGCACTCGGCGGCGAGGCCGAAAACCTCGGCCGTGGCGCGCTCGCCCACGCCTTCGCCAGCGAAGACCTGGCCGACCTCAACCGCATCCTCGGCCAGCGTTACCACGCGGTGGTCGGCAACCCGCCCTACATCACCGTCAAGGACGCGGCGCTGAACGCGGCTTACCGGGTGCGCTACGTCACCTGCCACATGAAGTATTCGCTTGGCGTGCCCTTCACCGAACGCTTCTTCGAGTTGGCGATTCCCGGTAGCGAGCGCGATCCGGCCGGCTACGTCGGCCTGATCACCGCGAACAGCTTCATGAAGCGCGAATTCGGCAAGAAGCTGATCGAGGATTTCCTGCCGCGCATCGACCTCAGCCACGTCATCGACACCTCGGGCGCCTACATCCCCGGCCACGGCACGCCAACGGTCATCCTCTCCGGTCGCGACCGGGCGCCGCTGACGTCCGTCGTGCGCACGGTGATGGGCATCAAGGGCGAACCCTCGACCCCGCCCGACCCCGCACAGGGGCTGGTCTGGCGGGCGATCGTCGAGCAGGTCGATTTCGCCGGCAGCGAATCGGTGTTTGTGTCGGTCGCCGATACCCCGCGTTCGACCTTTGCCAAGCATCCGTGGAGTATCGGCGGGGGTGGCGCAGCGGATTTGAAGGAGATGATTGAGGAAGGGCGGGATCGGCTGCAGTCAATCACTGCCTCAATTGGATTCGCTAGCTTTACGGGTGCCGACGAAGTGTTTGCCGCGCCAAGATCGGTATTCGCACGCAGGCTGTTTCCAATTTGTTTCGTGCGTGAGTTCGTCGTTGGCGATGCGGTACGCGATTGGGCAACGCATCGTCATGACGCCGCGTTTGCGCCTTACGCGAGCGACTTGACGCCGATGCCCCTGGACTCGAATGCTCCATGGGGAAAGGCGATGTGGTCCTACCGGTCAACGCTTGAGGGCGTAATCTCTTTCGCCGGAAGAACGCGTAAAGAGTGCGGTGACTTGTGGTGGACGTGGTATCGCTGGATTCCCAGCAAGTACGCTACCCCCCTCACCATCACCTTCGGCGAAGTCGCCACCCACAACCATTTCGTCCTCGACCGGGGCGGCAAGCTGTTCAACCGGACCGCGCCGGTCATCAAGCTGCCGGTGGGGGCCAGTGAAGACGAGCATCTGGGTCTGCTCGGCCTGCTCAATTCGTCGGTGGCGTGTTTTTGGCTGAAGCAGGTTTGCTTTCCCAAAGATGGGCAGTCCCAAATGTGGGATGAACGCTTTGCCTTTAACGCAACAAACGTTGGTGAGTTCCCCGTAAATGAAAACAAACCGGACAGCCTCACCCAAACCCTCGACCGCCTCGCCCAGGAATTCACTGCTCAGAGCCCGGCCGCACTGATTGAAAGCGCCGTGCCCACCCGCGCTGGCCTGGATGCTGCCCACGCCCGCAACCACAGCCTGCGCCAACAAATGATCGCCGACCAAGAAGAGCTCGACTGGCGCTGCTATCAACTTTACGGCCTGACGCAGACCGAACTGACCCACCCACAGCCGCCGGAAATCGCCCTCGGCGAGCGCGCCTTCGAAATCGGCCTCGCCCGCCGCATCGCCGCCGGCCAGGCCGAAACCACCTGGTTTGCCCGCCATGGCTCAACGCCGATCACCGAACTGCCGGCGCACTGGCCGGCCGATTACCGCTGCATCGTCGAAGCCCGCATCGCGCTGATCGAATCCGACAAATTCATCGGCCTGATCGAACGCCCCGAATACAAGCGCCGCTGGGCGTCGACCGCATGGAATGAACAGGAACAGACCGCCCTCAAGGACTGGCTGCTCGACTGTCTGGAATCGTCTCTGAAAGCCGCTGCGGCCGACACCCCGAGCCTGACCAGCAGCAACAGGCTGGCCGATCGCTTGCGGTCCGACGCCGATTTCATGCAGGTTGCCGAACTGTATGCCGGCCGCTCCGATTTTGACGTCGCACTACTGGTGGCGAACCTCGTGGCCGGCGAAGCGGTGCCCGTGCTGCCCGTCCTGCGCTACAGCGAAGCCGGCCTGCGCAAGCGCGCCGAATGGGAGCGCACCTGGGACTTGCAGCGCCGGGAAGATGCGGTCGACGCCGAGACAAGCGACGAATCCGAACGTCGGCGGCGCAAGACGGCCGAGATCGGCGACATTCCGGTGCCGCCCAAATACAAGTCGAGCGATTTCCAGAAGACCGACTACTGGCGTCTGCGCGGCGGACTCGATGTGCCCAAGGAGCGTTTCGTCAGCTTCCCGCATTGCAGCCGCGACGCCGATGGCAGCCTGGTCATCGCCTGGGCCGGCCTCAACCCGCTGCAACTCGGCACCGCCATCGCCACCTGCTATCTCGACATGAAGGACAACGAAGGCTGGCATGCCGAGCGCCTGAAGCCCCTGCTGGCCGCCATCGCCGAACTGGCACCCTGGATCAAGCAGTGGCATAACAACCCCGACGCCGAGCACGGCACCCGCATGGGCGACTATCTGGATGGGTTCGTCGATGAAGAAGCCCGCGACCTCGGCTTGACCCGCGAGGCCGTAGTGGGCTGGCAGCCGCCGGCGACTACCGTTCGTCGCGGTCGACGGCCGGCGATTTGA
- a CDS encoding retron system putative HNH endonuclease, producing the protein MRHVAPTGAGPVALLQAHQTPPASSDEATRRWHGFAPCKQAVIDRLLQDQYMLCCYSELRADLHGLGYHIEHIENKSQNPQRTFDWSNLAASALSSDEGLPKLASYRAAIPGKVEVNFGGHAREKQNQVDTVQFVSIRDPQCASYFAYLSNGEMGPNLNRSLADQARAEYTIRLLNLNSPYLVTLRRNLWDELDALLAQHLDQGWSVEHLCQGEMTPHGCHTAPHYLPALNSFFSLTRQFFGPVAEKTLRQCAPGLV; encoded by the coding sequence ATGAGGCATGTTGCACCGACGGGCGCCGGGCCCGTAGCACTTTTACAGGCACATCAAACGCCCCCAGCATCATCAGATGAAGCAACGCGTCGCTGGCATGGGTTTGCACCGTGCAAGCAAGCGGTCATCGATCGCCTACTGCAAGATCAGTACATGCTCTGTTGTTACAGCGAGTTGCGTGCGGATTTGCACGGGTTGGGTTATCACATCGAACATATTGAAAACAAGAGCCAAAATCCGCAACGAACCTTTGATTGGTCCAACCTTGCTGCAAGTGCCTTGAGCAGTGACGAGGGCTTGCCCAAGCTGGCTTCGTACCGCGCTGCCATCCCAGGCAAGGTTGAAGTGAATTTTGGTGGCCATGCTCGAGAAAAACAGAATCAAGTTGATACGGTGCAGTTCGTTTCGATCCGTGACCCGCAGTGCGCTTCCTATTTCGCTTATCTGTCCAATGGCGAAATGGGCCCGAATCTGAATCGCAGCCTGGCAGATCAAGCCAGGGCCGAATACACGATTCGGCTGTTGAATTTGAATAGCCCCTATCTCGTCACCTTGCGCCGAAATCTTTGGGACGAGCTGGATGCGCTTTTGGCGCAACATTTGGATCAGGGGTGGAGTGTTGAGCACTTGTGTCAGGGAGAAATGACTCCTCATGGTTGCCATACAGCTCCCCATTATCTTCCGGCACTCAACTCTTTTTTTAGTCTGACGCGCCAGTTCTTCGGCCCTGTAGCCGAGAAAACCTTGCGGCAATGCGCACCAGGACTTGTATGA
- a CDS encoding phage resistance protein produces the protein MTLIRELIPIPERVHQGDFVLKLSDGVRAADETLGNYVVTPQLAQAFDNALAFIQSALATRQSKAAYLHGSFGSGKSHFMAVLNLLLAGNTRARSIKELASVVTRSNAWTEDKKFLLVPYHMIGARNMESAILGGYADHVRSIHPDAPVPGFYLAEGLFRDAQQLRARMGDDAFFGKLNEHAGSTDGWGELSGGWDAGSFEAAMLESPRGDERTRLVGDLISCFFSAYASVARSSSGGQGEAFVSLDDGLSILSRHASELGYDGVILFLDELILWLASRAADVAFVSSEGSKLSKLVEAANADRPVPLISFVARQRDLRELVGDNMAGAMQMQFADVLKYWEARFHKIILEDRNLPVIAQARVLKPATEAARQVLDAAFEDFANRSRTVTDTLLTSNADREMFRLVYPFSPALVQTLVAVSSVLQRERTALKLMLQLLVDRRDDLELGQIIPVGDLWDVIVDGDEPFSDAMRLHFDNAKRLFRQKLVPLLERAHGVVWEDLRKPQADAAVDPVRARNFRNDARILKTLLLAALVPEVESLKALTAQRLAALNHGSVKSPIPGREAQDVLKKCRDWAGEVGELKITDEQNPVISIQVTGVDIEPIVKGAEGHDNTGNRRRKIREMLFGELGIPDRNELFTCFSFWWRGTLREVEVLYENVRELADDRLRGRDGAWTVILDFPFDEPNRTPADDLARLDRYSGEGSQTLVWLPAFLSEKALKDLGRLVVLDYILTGERFNDYAAHLAQVDRAQARSLAKNQRDQLQQRLKQYLEVAYGIAQDPREAVDQKLGVADQFRTLDRTFQPQAPVGANLREGFSNLLDQLFTHRYPAHPQFETEIRIAVLKKVEAELVRALEDKDRRVHVADRALRQLTRAVVNPLRLGNMGATHLVLENHWRTHFLQRQAADGEPGAPITVARMRQWIDDPSPMGLLPEVQNLIIHAFATMTNRSFFLNNGPYPPTLENTPNELELREQALPGEEDWKVAIRRAGLFFGLTVAESLNAGNVARLKDQLATEASSRLAPLQDYAKALAFKWRTFGIAGQDSDRIKTAEGAAALLLSMTAPNADVISTLAGAAIATTEAAYGQTIGKAKALDEALKTTDWELFTAVIALVDHRRIAAQAMRERLAEILASDEHAIGLRAALAEQKNKALKLLTEAPPPPPAPVVPPSPPILPIPPTPGVRVVREVARSDLALADAINSLDEIRAELAKDADYRLSISWKITRKG, from the coding sequence ATGACGCTGATTCGTGAGCTGATACCGATCCCCGAGCGGGTCCATCAAGGGGATTTCGTCCTCAAACTGTCCGATGGCGTCCGCGCCGCGGACGAAACACTGGGCAACTACGTGGTCACGCCGCAATTGGCACAGGCTTTCGACAATGCCCTGGCCTTCATCCAGTCGGCACTGGCGACGCGGCAAAGCAAGGCAGCCTACCTGCATGGCAGTTTCGGTTCGGGCAAGAGCCATTTCATGGCGGTGCTGAACCTGCTGCTGGCCGGCAATACGCGGGCGCGTTCGATCAAGGAACTGGCCAGCGTCGTGACCAGGAGCAACGCCTGGACCGAGGACAAGAAGTTCCTGCTGGTGCCCTACCACATGATCGGCGCCCGCAACATGGAGTCGGCCATTCTCGGCGGCTACGCCGACCATGTGCGCAGCATCCACCCCGATGCGCCAGTGCCCGGCTTCTACCTGGCCGAGGGGCTGTTTCGCGATGCCCAGCAACTGCGGGCGCGCATGGGCGATGACGCCTTCTTTGGCAAACTGAACGAGCACGCCGGCAGCACCGACGGCTGGGGCGAGCTTTCCGGCGGTTGGGATGCCGGCAGCTTCGAAGCGGCGATGCTTGAATCACCTCGGGGTGACGAGCGTACCCGTCTGGTCGGTGACCTGATTTCGTGTTTCTTCAGCGCCTACGCCTCGGTCGCCCGCAGCAGCAGCGGTGGCCAAGGCGAGGCCTTTGTCAGCCTCGATGATGGGCTCTCGATCCTTTCCCGCCACGCGAGCGAGCTCGGCTACGACGGCGTGATCCTCTTCCTCGACGAGCTGATTCTCTGGCTGGCGAGTCGGGCAGCCGACGTCGCGTTCGTCAGCAGCGAAGGGTCGAAGCTCTCGAAACTGGTCGAGGCAGCCAATGCCGATCGACCGGTGCCCTTGATCAGCTTTGTGGCGCGTCAGCGGGACCTGCGCGAACTGGTCGGCGACAACATGGCCGGCGCGATGCAGATGCAGTTTGCCGACGTGCTCAAGTACTGGGAGGCGCGCTTTCACAAGATCATCCTCGAGGACCGCAACTTGCCGGTCATTGCCCAGGCCCGCGTTCTCAAGCCGGCGACGGAAGCAGCCCGACAGGTGCTGGACGCGGCTTTCGAGGATTTCGCCAACAGGTCGAGGACGGTGACCGACACGCTGCTGACATCGAACGCCGACCGCGAGATGTTCCGGCTGGTCTACCCGTTCAGCCCTGCACTGGTGCAGACCCTGGTGGCCGTGTCGAGTGTGCTGCAGCGTGAGCGCACAGCCCTGAAGCTGATGCTGCAACTGCTGGTTGACCGCCGCGACGACCTGGAACTGGGCCAGATCATCCCGGTCGGTGACCTGTGGGATGTGATCGTCGATGGGGATGAGCCCTTCTCCGATGCCATGCGCCTGCACTTCGACAATGCCAAGCGCCTCTTCCGCCAGAAGCTGGTGCCGCTGCTCGAGCGAGCGCATGGGGTCGTCTGGGAGGATCTGCGCAAGCCGCAGGCCGATGCTGCGGTCGACCCCGTGCGTGCACGGAATTTCCGCAACGACGCCCGCATCCTGAAAACGCTGCTGTTGGCGGCCCTGGTCCCCGAGGTCGAGTCGTTGAAGGCCCTGACGGCGCAGCGACTTGCCGCCTTGAATCATGGCTCGGTGAAGTCGCCGATTCCTGGCCGCGAGGCACAGGACGTATTGAAGAAGTGCCGTGACTGGGCAGGCGAAGTCGGCGAACTCAAGATCACCGACGAGCAGAATCCGGTGATCTCGATCCAGGTCACCGGGGTCGATATCGAGCCGATCGTCAAGGGCGCCGAGGGGCACGACAACACCGGCAACCGCCGGCGCAAGATTCGCGAGATGCTCTTCGGCGAACTCGGCATTCCGGATCGCAACGAGCTGTTTACCTGTTTCTCGTTCTGGTGGCGCGGCACCCTGCGCGAGGTCGAAGTGCTTTACGAGAACGTGCGCGAACTGGCGGATGATCGGCTACGCGGGCGTGACGGGGCATGGACGGTCATTCTCGACTTCCCGTTTGACGAACCGAACCGCACCCCGGCCGATGATCTTGCCCGCCTGGACCGCTACAGCGGCGAAGGCTCGCAAACGCTGGTCTGGCTGCCGGCCTTCCTCTCGGAAAAGGCCTTGAAGGATCTGGGGCGCCTGGTGGTGCTCGACTACATTCTGACGGGCGAGCGTTTCAACGACTACGCCGCGCATCTGGCGCAAGTGGACCGGGCACAGGCACGTTCCCTGGCGAAGAACCAACGCGATCAACTGCAGCAGCGCCTCAAGCAATACCTCGAGGTCGCCTATGGAATCGCCCAGGATCCGCGCGAAGCCGTCGACCAGAAGCTCGGCGTGGCCGACCAGTTCCGCACCCTCGACCGGACATTCCAGCCACAGGCGCCGGTGGGCGCCAATCTGCGCGAGGGATTCAGCAACCTGCTGGACCAGTTGTTCACCCACAGGTATCCGGCACACCCGCAGTTCGAGACCGAGATCAGGATCGCCGTGCTCAAGAAGGTCGAGGCGGAGCTGGTTCGGGCGCTCGAGGACAAGGACCGGCGCGTGCATGTGGCCGATCGTGCGCTGCGGCAATTGACGCGTGCGGTGGTCAATCCCCTGCGCCTGGGCAACATGGGTGCGACCCACCTGGTGCTGGAGAATCACTGGCGGACCCATTTCCTGCAAAGGCAGGCTGCGGATGGTGAGCCCGGCGCGCCGATCACGGTCGCCCGAATGCGCCAATGGATCGACGATCCGAGCCCGATGGGCTTGTTGCCGGAAGTCCAGAATTTGATCATCCACGCGTTTGCGACGATGACCAATCGTTCTTTCTTCCTGAACAACGGGCCCTATCCGCCGACCCTCGAAAACACGCCGAACGAGCTTGAGTTGCGCGAGCAGGCACTGCCCGGCGAAGAGGACTGGAAAGTGGCGATCCGGCGTGCCGGCTTGTTTTTCGGACTGACGGTGGCGGAATCATTGAACGCCGGCAATGTGGCTCGATTGAAGGATCAGCTGGCTACTGAGGCGAGCTCCAGGCTTGCTCCCCTTCAGGATTACGCCAAGGCACTGGCCTTCAAATGGCGGACCTTCGGCATTGCCGGGCAGGATTCTGATCGGATCAAGACAGCCGAAGGTGCCGCCGCCCTGCTCCTCAGCATGACGGCGCCCAATGCCGACGTGATCAGCACCCTTGCGGGCGCGGCGATCGCGACGACCGAGGCAGCCTATGGGCAGACCATCGGCAAGGCGAAAGCGCTTGACGAAGCTTTGAAGACGACGGACTGGGAACTCTTCACCGCCGTGATCGCGCTCGTGGATCACCGCAGGATTGCCGCCCAAGCGATGCGGGAACGGCTGGCGGAGATCCTGGCGAGTGACGAGCACGCCATCGGCCTCAGGGCTGCCCTGGCCGAGCAAAAGAACAAGGCTTTGAAGCTGTTGACGGAAGCACCTCCGCCCCCGCCCGCGCCGGTCGTGCCACCATCACCCCCGATACTGCCCATACCGCCAACGCCGGGGGTTCGCGTCGTGCGTGAAGTCGCAAGGAGCGACCTTGCTCTTGCTGATGCGATCAATTCCCTGGATGAAATTCGCGCGGAGCTTGCCAAGGATGCCGACTATCGACTGAGCATCTCGTGGAAAATCACGAGGAAGGGCTAA
- a CDS encoding AAA family ATPase, producing the protein MILQKTAAKESCAMRLKKITLNNFRCFESFEVTLHPRLTVFVGENGAGKTAVLDGIATALTPVLNYLSSANQRLTGRGIGDADFRVEPATVRAGKERWKLADFAQVVAETVDGLKWDYWRPSGTKGQEPKTKHGLTELKNRLLTISESYKSSAPALTPVFSYFGARRGYIEVPERLRESKENYAYPTSALIGALDSMSDFKELLKWFDREEAAELRANKGVASDDYVPSPALDAVRETIKTLLDGTYQNPYFNRDHKFVVEPSDGGAPLLVTQLSQGYQSMLALGVDFARRLVLANGHMNYGDQNSIAIALEELHTLRRPDKVAESLPVSAPLIAPAIMLVDEIDLHLHPSWQQRVLDDLMRAFPSTQFIVTTHSPQVISTVRRENIRAFSTDTDGRTVATEPLANPYGQPSGDVLQSVMLVNPQPPVDEKSDLDRLTNLVDQGHYESDEAKDLFRRLGQAFGPGHPQLLRLQRSVSRQTFLVQRDGEG; encoded by the coding sequence ATGATCCTGCAAAAGACAGCGGCAAAGGAGTCTTGTGCCATGCGCCTTAAGAAAATCACCTTGAATAATTTCCGCTGCTTCGAGTCCTTCGAAGTGACGCTCCACCCAAGACTGACCGTGTTCGTCGGCGAAAACGGGGCCGGCAAGACCGCCGTCCTTGATGGCATTGCCACCGCGTTGACGCCTGTACTGAATTATCTTTCGTCGGCAAACCAGCGGCTTACCGGTCGGGGTATTGGGGATGCGGATTTCCGCGTTGAACCGGCGACAGTCCGCGCGGGCAAGGAGCGCTGGAAATTGGCTGACTTCGCGCAGGTTGTCGCGGAAACCGTTGACGGTCTGAAATGGGACTATTGGCGGCCTTCTGGTACCAAAGGACAGGAACCGAAAACCAAACATGGCCTGACCGAACTCAAGAATCGCCTGCTGACCATCTCGGAAAGCTACAAATCTTCCGCGCCTGCACTGACGCCCGTGTTTTCCTATTTTGGCGCGCGGCGAGGCTATATTGAGGTGCCGGAACGCTTGCGCGAAAGCAAGGAAAATTATGCGTATCCAACCTCCGCTCTGATCGGCGCGCTCGATTCCATGAGTGATTTCAAGGAACTGCTGAAATGGTTCGACCGAGAAGAAGCCGCCGAGTTGCGCGCCAATAAAGGTGTTGCAAGCGATGATTACGTTCCTTCTCCGGCGCTTGATGCCGTTAGAGAAACCATCAAGACATTACTCGATGGGACTTACCAGAATCCCTATTTCAATCGGGATCACAAATTTGTCGTGGAACCGTCTGACGGCGGCGCCCCTTTGCTGGTGACTCAACTGAGTCAAGGCTATCAAAGCATGTTGGCACTTGGCGTTGATTTCGCGCGCAGGCTGGTTTTGGCCAACGGTCACATGAATTATGGCGACCAGAATTCGATTGCCATCGCTCTCGAAGAACTTCATACCTTGCGCAGACCCGATAAAGTAGCTGAAAGTCTCCCCGTTTCCGCACCGCTGATCGCACCGGCCATCATGCTGGTGGATGAAATCGACCTCCATCTTCATCCCTCGTGGCAGCAGCGCGTGCTAGACGATTTGATGCGTGCTTTTCCGTCGACGCAATTCATTGTGACGACCCACAGCCCGCAGGTTATCAGCACGGTCAGGCGAGAAAATATCCGCGCATTCAGTACAGACACGGACGGCAGGACCGTCGCGACCGAACCACTGGCAAACCCCTACGGCCAGCCCAGCGGCGATGTTCTGCAGAGTGTGATGCTGGTCAACCCCCAGCCCCCCGTTGATGAAAAAAGTGACCTTGATCGCCTGACGAATCTTGTCGATCAGGGGCATTACGAGTCAGACGAAGCCAAAGACTTGTTTCGCCGCCTTGGGCAAGCCTTTGGGCCCGGACATCCTCAATTGCTGCGCTTACAGCGGAGCGTCAGCCGCCAGACTTTCCTGGTGCAAAGGGACGGTGAGGGATGA